TCTTGTCGACTGCTTTGAATTCAAGGAGACGATTGGCAATGAAGCCATTGAATGCTGAGCCTAAGAGGAATGATTCAATAGTTCCCTCAGCAGCAACCATTATGGCTCCTGGtatattgattttgtgattgCATGTGTTTGTTTTGATGATGTTGAAGGATGGAACTAAATGTTTGTTTTTTGGTGAATTTGCAGAGGTAATTGAGAAAGCTGACGAAGAGGACTTTGAGAAATTGGCTAAGGAGCTTCAAAATGCTTCTCCTCTTGAGATTATGGACAAGGCCCTTGAGAAATTTGGGGATGACATTGCTATTGCTTTCAGGTActtgttttttttaaatctagCTTCAGTATAAGTGAGTTTGTTCACCCaattatgttgttgatgttttctatGATAGTATACGAAAATCCACTTTAATTAATGTgcataataaatgtagagaaaaCAAACAGTGGCTTCTTGTAACGGAGAAGGTTCATGATTTGGGGACAAAGAAAACTTTGATCATCATAGCTATCTTCATGATGCTTATTTCTATTTCTTCgatttcatattttgtatatgttaacTGAGCATTTCCTTATAGAGATCACATGAGTTTTTGAATGCTTTCAAGCTAGAATACTGATGAATTTTAGTATTTGAAGCGAACggaaagttttttattttttaaacgtTACATGTGAATTGCCTGAGAAAGAAAATCATGCTATATCATAAAAGTGGATTGTTATGAACCTTGCTGATCATGTCATGGACTTCTGCTGAATTACTCCTTGATTAATGCCAAGAGGCACTCGTTTTTGCTTTGCGAAGTTTTCTAATTCTTCTTTTTTGCACACTATCTGTATTTTGTTTGAAACTTTGTTATGAATATCGTGGTGAATCCAAAGCCTCTAGAATAGCATTTCATTTGTTAACAAGTATAGCATTATGTTCAGCTTCCTGATATGTGTGACTTCACTTGTCCATCAAAATGTCTTCATTTGAGAGCTCTCTCTCCTTTATTTTCTAGCAAAATGACGACCTTGCAAAGTGATTCTCTTCCTAATGCTGCTCTCTGATGATTTCCTTATTCTGCAGTGGTGCTGAAGATGTTGCTTTGATAGAGTATGCACATTTAACTGGTCGACCATTCAGAGTTTTCAGTCTTGATACTGGGAGGTTGAATCCGGAGACGTACCAATTATTTGACACAGTGGAGAAGCACTATGGTATTCGCATTGAGTACATGTTCCCTGATTCAGTTGAAGTTCAGGCCCTAGTTAGGAGCAAAGGTCTTTTCTCTTTCTATGAGGATGGCCACCAAGAGTGCTGCCGTGTAAGGAAGGTTAGGCCTCTGAGGAGAGCCCTCAAGGGCTTACGCGCATGGATCACAGGGCAACGTAAAGATCAGTCCCCTGGAACTCGATCAGAAATCCCCGTTGTTCAAGTGGACCCTTCTTTTGAGGGATTGGATGGTGGTGCTGGTAGCTTGGTGAAGTGGAACCCCGTGGCTAATGTGGACGGAAGTGATATTTGGAACTTCCTGCGAGCCATGAATGTGCCAGTGAACTCATTACATTCACAAGGTTATGTCTCCATTGGATGCGAACCTTGCACAAGGCCGGTCCTCCCTGGGCAACACGAGAGAGAGGGAAGATGGTGGTGGGAAGATGCCAAGGCCAAGGAGTGTGGCTTGCACAAGGGCAACATCAAGGATGAAAGTGTAAATGGCACTGTCCAAACAAATGGTACTGCTACTGTTGCTGATATTTTTGATACCAAGGACATTGTTACCTTGAGTAAGCCTGGAGTTGAGAATCTACTAAAATTGGAAGACCGAAGAGAGCCTTGGCTCGTCGTTCTTTATGCACCTTGGTGCCAATTTTGCCAGGCAATGGAAGGATCCTATGTTGAATTGGCTGAGAAGTTGGCTGGTTCCGGTGTGAAGGTCGGGAAATTTAGGGCGGATGGTGAGCAGAAAGCATTCGCACAGCAAGAATTGCAACTCGGAAGCTTCCCTACAATACTCTTCTTTCCAAAGCACACTTCAAAGCCCATTAAGTACCCTTCAGAGAAGAGGGATGTAGACTCCTTGCTGGCTTTTGTGAATGCTCTCAGATGAAAGGCAAATGGTGCTTGATCAATCACCATTGTTTTCACAAAGGAGTAATACAAGAGGGAGAGATAGGGTTGGTAGAATATAGTGAAGAATGGTGGCTAAGTGCACATTCCTCTTTGGCCCTTTTTAAGTTTTTCTTGTATAGTGTTGGTATATGGCGGCTCTCCATTCTCCTCTGCATTTTATTTTCCTTAGTTCCTTTCTTAAGACTAATAAATTCGCACTTTCCCATCCTTCTCAAGTAGAGAAGTATATATGTCTGGGGGCTCAATTTTGTGGGTTGAAGAAATGAGTTTTCTCATGtttactttctccatataatagaTTTTGTCCATCTTCTCTCATTCTTGATCTAATTCTCCTGTCTCTATTATTAAGAACAACTCTTACTTTTGATAGTAGATTCTCTATTGTATTTATCCGAATTCATTCACTTTGTTAATTGCGTGTAACCAATTGACGGGGAAAAACTTTCTATGTTTTCAGTATAATAGACTAAGACTAATGCATTCTACTATGGAAAATCCATATACCATGTGTTATGCAACCAACCAAACATTTACAATCTCTTCAATTTTTGGCCCACACAGAACTTCTTGTTAATCTCTGTCTCTGTTAGCAAGCAGGGCGTAAAATTTTGACAACACAAATGTTGTAGCTGCAACCAACTTTAGACTAGACTCTAGAATTATAACACCCCATATTTTCGGGCTAAGGTTTAGCCTGTAATATGGGGATATCACGGAACCAAGATGGGAGGTGTAGAAAGTGTTTGGAAATACCTTTTCATCCATATAAGGATCAGGTCAATCAGAGCTATGTGCAAAAAGTTATGCACGTTTTACTAAAGAGCTATCAGTGGTGCTCGTCCACGGGCATGCAACGCGTGCAGACTGACGACCCAAGGCCATGTCTCGCGCAGGCGGACAACGAAGCGAGGTCCATTGCGTGCCTGTGCGCGTGCCCCTGCGTGCGCTGCTTGGGCACGCAAAATGTCCACCTTGACGTGCGATCCCTGCAACCATTTTAAGTGcgtttttcttgatttttattccgTTCTTCACTTCTTCAAACCCTAGCACGAATTTtctctcctctcctcatcctcccacATCAAGGTAAGGTTCTTCCGTGAATACTAAGCGAAATCCTACTCTACAATCctaaggttttcaagaaaatccttcTCAAGGGTTAAAGTGAAGGAATTGAAGTTCTTCATCAAAAGTTGGATTTTCCTTTGGGTTTGAAGCtaataaggtatgtaagactttccTATCCTAATCGATTATAGATTTGAATTGGTGATTATGGACTGTAAGTTCTTGAGAGATAGTGGGttagatagtaagaaatatatgaactattgtatggtttggattgttgacttaggattgttgtaatcatatgggtgacgaagaatgatgttaattatatctatttgagattgtagaatcacctagaagcaaGAGAATGAGAATTGGGTGGAGAAAACACCATTAGTAAGGGTTATGAAGCTTTATGCCCACGAAGCGTTTGATAAATGCTTAGATGACtaaagcatggatattattgctaatatggaatccctttgacttgtattgctatagattaaacttgaaagggttgacgaacgttGTACTACGCTCAAAAGCAAGaaagttaaggtatgtgaggctaactctctatgTTTGggatgttaatgattctccccaCGCTATGTTTCTTTTACAACATTAtgaattgcctcagaaatatagttcAGCTTAGTCTCCTTGAATAGTTGCAAAACTTCTATTCCCTAGTTTCGTAGCttgttcatgactttcattcccaACGTTGTGAACCCAGAACGTAATCAAATTACTTGTGTTTtatacccatgagtctcagtctagaaactcAGCATGTTTATAAACTAGTTAAAGTTTTAGTTCTCATAAACAGTTCATAAATTCATGTCTCAGCTAGTATAGTAATAGTCAGTACTGCATCAGCACCTTGGTATGCTTGAATGTCTCAGTATAAATTCATGCTCAATATCTCATATCAGTATTTCATTATGACTCTCAAAGCCATGTTAGTATGATTTCATGTCTCAGGGTAGTAATGCTCAGATTGCTTACGAACAGTTTGCTTTTAACTCCATAAtgagttcatgaatacatgtctcagtcTAGTTCTATTCAGTATTATGTAGTCCAACATGATTCCATATTTCAGTATTATGCATTATAGTATGACTTTAAGCTCCTTGATATTCAATGAGTCTCAGCTATGAAAAAACAGTATGTTTAAACTCCTTAATCAGTTCAGAAATAGATGTCCCAGTTCAGTGCTGACCAGTAGTTCAACATCATGTATTATAGTATGATTCTCAGTTCTTGATTTTAAATTCCTGAATGTTGAACACATGTATTTGGGCCTGAGGCCGTAGTTTATGTTTTATACATCTTTGGGCCTCGGGCCgcagttatgtatacgtataatTGGGCCAGAGGCAGCAGCTTGTGCACAtatatattgggcctgaggccgcaGGTTATTTACTCAGATAAACAAATGGTTTCTCATCAAGGTAGGGAGTActtatgttcagtttcagtttcagtacttattacatgtttattgatttggATTGCCCTTTCCCCGAGCACCccacttacagttctttctttcagttgctttacatacaagtGCAATTCAAATATACTGACATCCCTTTTGCCTGgagcctgcatctcgcgatgcaggtaacgatttacaggacgacgcatatGCTCGCTAGTATCTCcagtatcagctgattggtgaacCCCAATTCTTTCGGGGCCTTATATTACTTTACAGTCTTTTAGTATTTACAGacagtcagtgttttcagtaCTTCATTAGAGACTTCGTAGACTAGAGTAACAGTTAGACAGAGTCGCAGGCTTTTCATGTTAAGCTATGTTGGCTACAGTTATGCTTCAGACTTATATTAGCATTTCCGCACTTTAATTATGTATCATTCAGACTTTCAGTATATCAGCATCacagcatgtgttagtttatttTCCGCATTCAGTATGTTAATGCTACCACTTGTTGATACAGTCAGCCAGttgattcgctcggtcacatgtaatCAGAcatcgagtgccgtgttacgtctaggcccaggttcggggcgtgacaagaaTTATGCTGATATTAAAATGATTGGTTTTTGTGGTGGATATGATTAGGAAAGGAAAAGGTTAGGAGAAGGTATTTGAATATGTTGATATTTTTTGTGCTCTATTGTTGAATTAATAATTTACAGCAAATAAGCTGCTATTTGATGCAATGAACgcaaaaaaggaagaagaataaTTAATGATAACTCATTAACAATACATTTTGTCTTGTATTTGTTCCTTCTTGCCTCAAGTTCGCATTTTACCAATCTGAGTCTTAATACTATATTAAGGGGCCGTTTGGTTTGAACACAAATTATGATGGGATTAATTATGTTGGAATAAGTTATATTGAGATTATTTATGTTGGATTAGTTATCCTGACATAATTTTTTATTgattgtttggtttgttgtattaaaaataatatgcattgcataacttttaagaaaaagttatttgtttacaaaaataccctccacctTATGTAGTAAAAAAAAGGGTTTTGAGAACCTCGAGTCAATTTCACTGTTTTatcctgggataagttatccAGGATTACTATTCCACCCTCTGATGGCTATAAGTTATCCCAGCACTATTTTtaatcctgggataacttatcccacgaTTAGTAGCCAAACAAAGGATAAGGTTGTACTAAATTTTTATCTCatcactatttttgcttatccatcgTACCAAACCAtccctaaggggtcgtttggtagatagtcgaaattatctcgggattataattccgggactaatttatcccatctattgggattattttataccatctaaatgtataaaataatcccagtataagtgggataagaaggtataagctgaaATATTCCAACACTAATtcttgtaccatgtttggtacaaggtataaatttatcccagaatAAATtcttctaccaaacatgatataaaaattagtgctgggatatcccagcttataccttctaccacCGAACGACCCCTAAGAGTTTCGTAAGCTTGAAAAGTATTTCTACTTATATGATGATTTGGAAAAGAATTAAATTCCATTTTCATCTAATAAATTATTTCAGAGACTTAACTATTTATTCTTACCATTAAAGGAAGTATTTATCTCTTCTTAGTTCAAAATCTTAATATTAGCTCATTCCATGTTTAATTTTTTAACATATAGTAATAATTTTATTCATTAAGAATTCTATTTGCAAAGAATAGAAAAATTGATCAGATATttcacttttgaattttgtgtttGTAAATACGTGGGtgatattttcttttcttttttctcagtAGAAAGTACATTGGTGTTTTTAGAATATCTACGATATTCTAAAAACCCATATCTCGATTTGTACTAAGTTTttactctttttttatttttttattcgaAAAATACAAATTTAATCAAACCTAAACAGAATACAAAATGGTCGACACTTTTCCTAGTACGaattaaaagtttttgaaatttaTACTCCTATATCTAAATTGAGTTGAAAGTGAAAATTTTATTCTGAAAAAAAAACAAGGAAAAGAAGAACCCTAGGCAACGCAGGGTTTCCCATTAAAGTAGTGCTTGCCAGGGACTTTAGTGTTTTGGTCTGTTTGATTTTGTCTTTACAGGTGCTTGGTGGTTCATTTTTCTTCCTCCCGGATTGCCCCTGAGGTGAAATTTAATTTCCTGTCTTTTCTAAGCTTTCCCTGCTCTGTGCACTATTCTGCAGACAAGTTTGAATTGCCTTCTGTTTTAAAGGGGTTTGGTTTTCTCTGTGATAGCAAGTGGGAATTGGAAAAACTTATTCTAGGAGAGAAGAGTTGGGTTGTTTGGAACAAAGATTGACATCGATATAGTACACGTTTAAAATGAGATAGTGCCTTTTTCTTTAGCTAAATCTATCTAGTCACATATTGAGCTTTCAGTGATATATAGAAGAAAACAGTTGATTTTAGGTGGGCTTCTTAGTTATTTCTCCTACTTGCCCAAGATAAATCTCCTCTTTCTTTCTGTATTTGACATCTGTTTGTCCTCTTTCTTGTTTCATTGGTATTTCATGTATCTCTATTTTCAGTATTCTTGTGGTTTCTGCTTGATTTCACCTTGGTTGTAGCAATAAAGTTTGCATCTTCTGATTCTTTTATCCATGTTCAATTATTGTCAAATGATCTTCTGATTCTTTTATCCTTCAccgttgacacccaattttgtcacTTCTTTACTTCAATTTATTTCTTtgagcttctaaatttactgacgagctaaatactttagtttcactattttatttttactgctactactattaatatcgctacttttattttcaacattacgagcattactttatcacaaattttaaatggtttgtcatcgtttcatttttgggTTTGGacttgttaaattaattacaagacaacactttgtaaaatctttttttttctacacattaattattaattgccttcacatagtatatattgtactagttgttaaattagaagttcaaaaataattaaatagaggaggaaaaatcaacaattttcagccaaattatccATTTCAGTACCCAACGGACCAGCCCAATTCCTACATCCGTTACCTCTACCCGATCCagcccacttattttttttcttcctaaaacctaatccctttctctttacTTCCTCTTTCTCCTTCAGCCGCCTCCCTCACCTCTCTCTGTTtcacttccctttgtcccccgctccttcgtgtctctctctcttcaattttcccCATAAAAGGGGACTCCACTATCTTCTCTAGGAGAGATTTCGGAAACGGAAAAACCGCATTTCTTTTTTTTGAGCAAGAAACCTGATCAACTTAGAAAAATCGATACTTTACGATCCTCAACATTTGTATTTTACTCTAAATCCAGGATTTTGTTCAAATCCCATTCTGTTTTCAGCCACTTTAACCACTCCTAATTATTTTGCATTTCTCAATCACTATACTTGAGAACACCCACTTGAAAATTAAGTCGTTTTACTCTTTTGGCTTGTTACCTTAAGATCGAGTGTAGATTGGGACTCGaagccccacttcgctgcacccgcgAGAGGTAAACCCAATACCTTTATTCGCTCTGTCTTCCGTTTGAGATGGTGGCAATGAAATATGACTACTGTTTTTTTAGTTTGGTTAATTTGGGATTCTGTTTTCTTTTGTGTTGCGTTTGAATCATGCTGTTGAAGTATTATGAGGAAGCTCTGCTTATGTGATTCGTATTCTCGGATATTGTAAAAATCATATTCGTTTGTTTAAATTCGAGGTCATATTTTCTGGCTGCATGTCGTCTAAAGTATGAGTTCGTGAGTGTTCCAGAATTTTTGCCTTATGCATTAAGAGATTAATTCACATTCCCTTCGTGTATTTACTGGTCAAAAACTTATTCTGTGTTATGTGGTAGAATAGTCTAAACTCGTGTTGGAAGTCTCCCATGAGTTGGAAATTCTGTTAAGGTTAAGTTTTCTGTCAATCTGCTTCTCTAAGTCTTTTAATGTGTCTTGTTTGATATGCCTAACTATCCATGTATGTTTGATAGTAGCTAAGCAATAATATCACCTTGGTTAACTCAGCTTAGCTCCTTCCCTTCATTGTGTGATCAGGCAGCTTGGTTTATTGTCGAAAATATATGGTCTGGCTTTAGTCATTGATGTTAGTTAGATGATGTTTTTTTGGGAATTGAAATCTGAAGTTTGAGAGGGATGTGGTAAAGAAGTGCTACCtgttaaaaagaaaaacaaaaaaggtaGAGAAAATTTTCTAGTGTTATATATCATAAGGTGTTGGTTAATCAGTTAACAACATATAGTATTGTCACGTTTGTAGATGTAGCAACTCCTGGCAAGAAAAAGCTTTAAATTGAATAGTTCACACTTAATGGAGAATATAGGATATTGAGAAGTTAGCAATCCTATATGATCCAATCAGACGTGATTCGACCTTCATGACACTACTCTGTTATGCCATGTTTTCATATTCTCTCTAGGTTCAAGTGGTGATAGTACCAGCCTTTGTTGTGTGTTCTTTGAATTAAGCTCAGTAGTGTTGTTGTAGAATGGGTGTAGATTGAGGAATGCTTAGGTTCTAATTACCCGACGATATATGACATCCTAGATCTTAAATTCTTTTCAACCCCAGTACTGAAACTGTCTTTTGCCCCTTTCTTTGCTTTGCCTATGATCCTCTATTTTTTACAAACCAACAGCCCCCTTGAAAAAGGATACGGGCAGAACATATTTCAGTTTCTGGTTTTGTTCTTTTTGCGTTTTGACCCTGCACAATCCACTGGTCTGCTTTAAATTTTTACATCATATATGGCTTGCCTCTCTCTATGTTCTGTTATTGGACTGGGATTTATTCCGTTAGTCATTTAAATTTATCTAGGCTGCCATTATTTATGTGATGCTTTTTTTTATCTAAGTTTCGGTtgttgctttttctttttatatatactTGAAGTATAGGTCTCATAAATCCTCaccgtactaatccttttctttttcattttatgcatgacatctcgcatacgagttcgaggactcgtcatctcccgcattcggtgttgggctaaaagcccaatggAATTTCCCTCGAGTCAGCCCCCATCAGCCCATTCGCAGCAATCTGTTAAAAattctgctgggccgaagcccaacagtagcgGACAGCAACAGCCCTATAATGGGCTGAGCCTATTTAAATCATTCTCACTCTTCTATTTATTTTTTGTGCCTTTAATTTGTATTGCGCAACTAGTACTTTACTTGATTTGTTTGCTCTATTTGTTTGTGTGGTATTTGGTGAACAATAAGACTAATAACCGATTTTATTTAGTCATGCTAAATTTATCTACAACTAGTAAATTAAGGGAGTATTTTTATCACAGGTGGTAGTGTACTTCCTCAAGGGCAGTAGCTAAGATATTTTGGTTATTATATAGAATGTGATTTAAGTTTAGAGattaaaatcaacaacccaactGCTTGAGTAAAGGAATTAATTATCGGACGAATAAAATATCCAAGAAATATTGATAAGTAGTAATAATCAAGAGTCCATAAAGAGGATACATACAACAATGCTGTTTATTGGGGATGAGTTAAGTGAcactttgaccatagattttaTGCAATTCAGTTAACACAAAACAGAGAGACCCAAGTTGGAGATTTTAAGAGATTTAAGATATAGAGTTGCATCCACATTTTTAGCCTTAACTAATTAatctaagtccggtcggttaaccattattgatggaatttaaaggatgcctaataccttccctttagattagttgaacccgtatCTAGAATcttttttggtttcgtagactttataataatatcaactttagataattactttaattgaccttaggtgccctaattcaccgtaaataattaggtggcgactcccaactttaattaaccccggaattaccgggatgttgtaaactattttgactccggttaaaacgGGGTATGACAGTTACTACATATGCTTTAAGTGTTATCTTTCAGTTAGATAAGCTTTGTCAGTATTTTGATTAGTGCAAGCCTCCTAATACAAGGAGTACTCTTAAGAAGATAGTCACTGCAGACATGTATTTAAATTTATTGTGATGTTCAATACAAGATACAGTTTTCCATCACTTTTTCAAGTTTTTATAGACCTCCAGAAGGCAATTAAGAAAGTTGTTTTAGCGAATTGACCCTTCTCATTCATTCATTTTTCTGCATTCCTTGTTAGGTGATGGATGATAAAGTTGTACCAGAGCTTCCTGTGGATGATAAAACTGTAGCAGAGCTTACTATCCCGGAAAATGTTGCCAAATCATTTTTACTTGTGTCAAACTCATCTTCTTTAGAAAATGCACTAGAGAAGCTGATAGAAGTTGCCAAAGAGGCGGGTGGACGGTTAGATCTGTC
Above is a genomic segment from Lycium barbarum isolate Lr01 chromosome 12, ASM1917538v2, whole genome shotgun sequence containing:
- the LOC132621429 gene encoding 5'-adenylylsulfate reductase 1, chloroplastic-like; the protein is MALAFTSSSAIHASTSSSSYQQPKVSQLGTFQPLDRAQILSTALNSRRRLAMKPLNAEPKRNDSIVPSAATIMAPEVIEKADEEDFEKLAKELQNASPLEIMDKALEKFGDDIAIAFSGAEDVALIEYAHLTGRPFRVFSLDTGRLNPETYQLFDTVEKHYGIRIEYMFPDSVEVQALVRSKGLFSFYEDGHQECCRVRKVRPLRRALKGLRAWITGQRKDQSPGTRSEIPVVQVDPSFEGLDGGAGSLVKWNPVANVDGSDIWNFLRAMNVPVNSLHSQGYVSIGCEPCTRPVLPGQHEREGRWWWEDAKAKECGLHKGNIKDESVNGTVQTNGTATVADIFDTKDIVTLSKPGVENLLKLEDRREPWLVVLYAPWCQFCQAMEGSYVELAEKLAGSGVKVGKFRADGEQKAFAQQELQLGSFPTILFFPKHTSKPIKYPSEKRDVDSLLAFVNALR